In one window of Pseudomonas putida DNA:
- a CDS encoding GMC family oxidoreductase gives MQQLTDHTYDFIVCGAGTSGCVVAARLADQPGARVLLIEAGSAYTGPQVTDPAQWPANLGSERDWGFEAQPNPALNGRRMGLNMGKGLGGGSSINVMVWARGHRTDWDHFAEESGDSGWGYESVLGYYRRIESWQGQPDGLRRGSTGPVHVAQPRAPQPLALATLEAASQLGIPRFDSPNGEMMEGPGGVAIADLRIKEGKRDSVYDAYIVPRLHNPNLHILTQALVARVLFDGRKAIGVEVVVEGQLQRFYVTGEVILSMGAVNTPKVLMQSGIGPEDELRAHGIPLLNPLPGVGQNHQDHVAFGCTWAYSQPQPVGGGGCEATLYWKSDARLDAPDLLHCQLEFAVPSPPEVGIAAPAQGWTMFAGLARPVSRGQLRLSGAGVLDRMLIEPNTLSAPEDMAAALASVELCRELGNHRAFAGLVSGEVVPGPRDKQGMERFLRNSAVSFWHQCGTAKMGRDERAVVDRALRVYGVSGLRVVDASVMPRITVGNTMAACVVIGERGADLLMGSRAVL, from the coding sequence ATGCAGCAACTGACTGATCACACTTACGATTTCATCGTCTGTGGCGCCGGCACCTCGGGGTGCGTGGTCGCCGCCCGCCTTGCCGACCAGCCCGGCGCCCGGGTCCTGCTAATCGAAGCCGGCAGTGCCTACACCGGCCCGCAGGTCACCGACCCCGCGCAATGGCCGGCGAACCTCGGTTCCGAGCGCGACTGGGGGTTCGAGGCCCAACCCAACCCCGCCTTGAACGGCCGCCGCATGGGGTTGAACATGGGCAAGGGGCTCGGGGGCGGCTCCAGCATCAACGTGATGGTGTGGGCGCGCGGACACCGCACTGACTGGGACCACTTCGCCGAGGAAAGCGGCGACTCCGGCTGGGGCTACGAATCGGTGCTCGGCTACTACCGCCGCATCGAAAGCTGGCAAGGCCAGCCCGACGGCCTGCGTCGCGGCTCGACCGGCCCCGTGCACGTCGCTCAACCTCGCGCGCCCCAGCCCCTCGCCTTGGCCACCCTGGAGGCCGCCAGCCAACTGGGCATCCCCCGTTTCGACAGCCCCAACGGTGAGATGATGGAAGGCCCCGGCGGCGTCGCCATCGCTGACCTGCGCATCAAGGAAGGCAAGCGTGACTCGGTGTACGACGCTTATATCGTGCCACGGCTGCACAACCCGAACCTGCACATCCTCACGCAGGCGCTGGTGGCTCGCGTGTTGTTCGATGGCCGTAAGGCGATAGGTGTCGAGGTCGTGGTCGAAGGCCAACTGCAGCGTTTCTACGTGACGGGTGAAGTGATCCTGTCGATGGGCGCGGTGAACACCCCCAAGGTGTTGATGCAGTCCGGCATCGGCCCGGAAGACGAGCTACGCGCGCACGGCATCCCGTTGCTCAACCCATTGCCAGGCGTGGGGCAGAACCACCAGGACCACGTCGCCTTCGGCTGCACCTGGGCGTACTCGCAGCCGCAGCCAGTCGGCGGCGGAGGTTGCGAGGCGACCCTGTACTGGAAGAGCGACGCCCGCCTGGACGCACCGGACTTGCTGCACTGCCAACTGGAATTCGCCGTACCTTCACCCCCCGAGGTCGGCATCGCTGCGCCCGCGCAGGGGTGGACGATGTTCGCCGGCTTGGCCAGGCCCGTCAGCCGCGGGCAGTTGCGGCTTTCGGGCGCTGGTGTGCTGGACAGGATGCTGATCGAGCCGAACACCTTGAGTGCGCCGGAGGACATGGCCGCCGCGTTGGCTTCGGTCGAGTTGTGCAGGGAGTTGGGGAACCACCGTGCGTTTGCCGGGTTGGTGAGCGGAGAGGTCGTACCTGGACCGCGGGATAAGCAGGGAATGGAGCGATTCTTGCGCAACTCGGCGGTGAGTTTCTGGCACCAGTGCGGGACGGCGAAGATGGGCCGGGATGAGAGGGCGGTGGTGGATCGCGCGTTGAGGGTTTACGGGGTGAGCGGGTTGCGAGTGGTGGATGCTTCGGTGATGCCGCGGATCACCGTGGGGAATACGATGGCGGCTTGTGTGGTGATTGGAGAGCGCGGGGCGGACCTTTTGATGGGCAGTCGAGCGGTGTTGTAA